The sequence below is a genomic window from Vibrio spartinae.
AACCGAGCCGGGAAGTTAGTCTATATCACCCCACTCCGTTACCCTCAACATTTAACAAACCCAGCAGATACGGCCTCTTTTGCACTCGCAAATGATGATGAGCTTGTTCAAGCGACTGAATATCATACCCAAGACATCATTCAGGCACGTGATTATCGAAATACAAATGTGATTGCTGTAGCTCGTTATTTGGAAGTACTGAACTGGACCATTATCGTGAAGGTCGATCAGCATGAAATGATGCAACCGATGAAACATTACCAATACTTACTGGTGATGGCAGCCGGAGTGCTGGGGATCATCGCGATCATCATTGGTCTGGCACTGGGACGAGCAATTTCATCTCCGATTATCAAACTTGCCGCCGATAGTCGCAGAATTCGTCTCGGTGAGCATCAGTTGAGAGCGACTGTCAGTCCGACTCAAGCAAAGGAGCTCAATGAACTCGCGCGCAGTTTTAATAACCTTGCCGAAAACCTGCTCACCACCAATAACGAACTGGAAGATAAAGTTGCCGAAAGAACTGTTGCGCTACAAGAACTGAATGAAACACTGGAACAACGAGTTGTAGCCAGAACCGTTGATCTGCAACGGGCCAATCAAGAAATTCAAGAAACACTTGAAGATCTCAAGCGAACTCAGCGTGAACTCGTGGAATCTGAAAAAATGGCGGCGCTGGGCGGGTTGGTTGCCGGGGTTGCGCATGAGATTAATACACCATTAGGCATTGCCATTACCGGAACCTCTCACCTTCATGAGGAGATACAGGAAATTCAGACGAAAGTGCTATCAAGCAAATTGACCCGGGATGAATTAGAAGGTTTTGTCGAAAACGCCAGTCAAGCCACTGACTTAATGGGTTCACAGTTGAAGCACGCTTCAAAGCTCATCTCTAATTTTAAAGAAATTGCCGTTGATCAATCGAGCCCGGACTATAGAACCATTTCAGTACAAGAATATCTCTCGAAGATCGTCGCGACCATGCAACCCAACTTTAAGAAAACACCGCATCGCCTTTCTATCAGCATTGAGCAAGATCTTCATCTGGTCACTTGCCCCGGTGCACTGGCGCAAGTGTTAACCATTCTGATCACCAATAGTCTTATTCACGCATTTTATTCACCTGATAGTGATCAATCCGACACGATCAACGGAGAAGTAACGATTTCAGCCCAAACATCGCAAGGCAAACATTTAATCATCGTGACCGATAACGGCACAGGCATCCCTCCTCAAGATTTGCCCAAGCTCTTTGAACCTTTTTTTACCACCAAACGCGGTCATGGCGGCAGTGGTTTAGGACTCAGTATTGCGCATAATATCGTCACAGAGATTCTGCACGGAAAAATACACTGTGAGAGTCAATTCGGTCAGGGAAGCACTTTTATTATCACATTACCGGAGCAACCTGTCCCCGACTCGCAGCTGTCTCCGACTGAGTGACTCACTGTGATATCCATCATTCAGACAGGCGCATCGACCGCTTTCATCCCAGCGGCCCGGCAACAATCGTTTCTCTGAGCCCTTCGATAATATGCAGCCCCGTTTCGGTTTTTAATGATTTATACCAAGCCAATGTCTGCTCCATCTGTTTTCCATGGGTCAGATCACACCGTTTTCTTGCTTTCAAAACCAGATCCCTCACTCGTTCTAATCGTTCGTTTTGGTAATGAAGTAACGCTGTTTCAATATCATGATGCTGGGAAAAAGATAGTCCTAAAACCACCGCATCTTCCATCGCTGCACATCCCCCCTGACCAATATCCGGTGTGGTACTATGCCCGGCATCTCCCAGTAAAGCGATCCGCCCGTTAACCAACTGTTCAAAAGGATCAATGTCATGGATCTCAATTCGGTTGGTTGTTTCAGGATCAAGCTGCTCAATCAGAGTCTGAACATGAGGGGTCCAATCCCGAAAATAACGACGCAGATCGGCTTTCAGCGTCGTCCGATCTTCTGGTAAACCTTTCGGCAAAGGCACATCAAAAAAGAAATAAAATCGGTTGTCAGCAATCGGCATCACCGAAACCCGCTTTCCCTCAGCGACAAAAGTCGTCCATTGATCTGCTGGTGCAATGGCTGTATCGATCTCAACCAATCCATTCCAGTTGACATAACCGGCATATCTCCGTTCGACCGAATGACCTAAAACATCAGCACGAACTACCGAATGTGTGCCGTCCGCAGCAATCATAAAATCGCCTTCGGCAACAGAACCATCGGCAAACCAAGCCGTCACACCTTGAGCGGTTTGTTCAACCCGCTCAACCCGCTTATCAAAATGAATTTGATCACGCCCCCACCAATCGAGCATACTAGCTTGCAAATCAGCACGGGAAACCGGACAAGGTCTTGTTCCGACCGCTTCAACCAACGGCATCAAACTGAAGTCTGTCATGGTGGTACCAGAGAACCCATCCTGATAAGACATCGAGTTCATCGCCCCACCCAGCTTATCCATAATATGGCCCATACCGAGATGCGCCATACACTTCACCCCGTTAGACCATACCGAAATAGCCGCCCCTACCGGTTTAATCTCTCTGACTGCTTCATAGATTTCACATGTGATTCCATTTTGTTTCAGTGCAGCTGCGGCAGACATCCCACCGATTCCAGCCCCAATAATGAGCGCTTTCATGACTTCACCTTATCCTTATTATTGTGCCAAACAATAGATGACAAGCATTATTTATTCCACGGCAACCTCGCCACTAAGAACAGTTAATTGATTGTTTTTCAATATAAAAATAGCGGACCATTTGACGTAACTGTCACGGTGATTCAAATCAGTGCAAGCCGCGGAATAAACGTTTTAGTTTGGTGCACACTCGCCGTTCGTTACCC
It includes:
- a CDS encoding ATP-binding protein, with translation MSIYYRITIFCLFLVFLCMGAFGYISNQAGANLLNQSVDKLLNAVATNQQDRLHNLIHAWKDRVALIASRTQLRLSFNDYLRNPNQQSLTKMGSIIQDAISSAANVKFIQLKTVSGETVIQTAPNQANKVAATLVLTDNSPTDIVLKSITRDLNGGLYIHIESPMRLQGEQIGVMVVTLAADELRNSTQIYTGMGISGETILFTENRAGKLVYITPLRYPQHLTNPADTASFALANDDELVQATEYHTQDIIQARDYRNTNVIAVARYLEVLNWTIIVKVDQHEMMQPMKHYQYLLVMAAGVLGIIAIIIGLALGRAISSPIIKLAADSRRIRLGEHQLRATVSPTQAKELNELARSFNNLAENLLTTNNELEDKVAERTVALQELNETLEQRVVARTVDLQRANQEIQETLEDLKRTQRELVESEKMAALGGLVAGVAHEINTPLGIAITGTSHLHEEIQEIQTKVLSSKLTRDELEGFVENASQATDLMGSQLKHASKLISNFKEIAVDQSSPDYRTISVQEYLSKIVATMQPNFKKTPHRLSISIEQDLHLVTCPGALAQVLTILITNSLIHAFYSPDSDQSDTINGEVTISAQTSQGKHLIIVTDNGTGIPPQDLPKLFEPFFTTKRGHGGSGLGLSIAHNIVTEILHGKIHCESQFGQGSTFIITLPEQPVPDSQLSPTE
- the hpxO gene encoding FAD-dependent urate hydroxylase HpxO, with protein sequence MKALIIGAGIGGMSAAAALKQNGITCEIYEAVREIKPVGAAISVWSNGVKCMAHLGMGHIMDKLGGAMNSMSYQDGFSGTTMTDFSLMPLVEAVGTRPCPVSRADLQASMLDWWGRDQIHFDKRVERVEQTAQGVTAWFADGSVAEGDFMIAADGTHSVVRADVLGHSVERRYAGYVNWNGLVEIDTAIAPADQWTTFVAEGKRVSVMPIADNRFYFFFDVPLPKGLPEDRTTLKADLRRYFRDWTPHVQTLIEQLDPETTNRIEIHDIDPFEQLVNGRIALLGDAGHSTTPDIGQGGCAAMEDAVVLGLSFSQHHDIETALLHYQNERLERVRDLVLKARKRCDLTHGKQMEQTLAWYKSLKTETGLHIIEGLRETIVAGPLG